The Palleronia sp. THAF1 genome window below encodes:
- a CDS encoding peptidylprolyl isomerase → MKHALRTLAVAALLALSPAVPGSAQNMFAPAASVNDMVVTQFEVEQRARMLEIFRAPDASADSALDTLINERLQLAEAARLGLTVTDEELMEGMTEFAGRANLGVDEFVGELQRAGVDRTSFEDFVRAGVAWREVIVERFGGGQIFVPEDDVERAADSPPEPGIRYLLNEVILPANSPQAVARADALTPQILAARDFASFQAAARTYSASPSRARGGAIDWLEAENLPPQIRALLNGLAPGEVAGPVPLPNARAFFQLRQIGEVAADTRPVKLDYAAFYIPGGQSPEALSRATQLRARIDTCDDLYSTAQGLPPEQLQRDVLPVAQVPQDVALELAKLDENEVSTALTRANGQTLVFLMLCDRSYFELSAEDEERLRAQAEEAGETFERPEGPNLDAVRRALQNQRGGQQAQNLLAELRANATITRQ, encoded by the coding sequence ATGAAACATGCCCTTCGTACCCTTGCCGTCGCGGCCCTTCTTGCCCTTTCGCCCGCCGTGCCCGGCAGCGCGCAAAACATGTTTGCTCCGGCGGCTTCGGTCAACGACATGGTCGTGACGCAGTTCGAGGTCGAACAGCGCGCCCGGATGCTCGAAATCTTCCGCGCTCCGGACGCCTCTGCCGACTCGGCGCTCGACACGCTCATCAACGAGCGCCTCCAGCTGGCCGAAGCGGCGCGTCTTGGATTGACCGTCACGGACGAAGAGCTGATGGAAGGGATGACCGAATTTGCGGGTCGCGCAAATCTTGGAGTGGACGAATTTGTCGGAGAGCTTCAGCGCGCCGGCGTCGATCGCACCAGCTTCGAAGATTTCGTTCGCGCGGGCGTGGCGTGGCGCGAAGTCATCGTTGAACGCTTCGGCGGTGGGCAGATTTTCGTTCCCGAAGATGATGTCGAGCGGGCCGCCGACTCTCCGCCCGAGCCGGGGATCCGTTATCTTCTGAACGAAGTCATCCTGCCCGCAAACTCGCCACAGGCCGTCGCCCGCGCCGATGCGCTGACGCCACAAATTCTGGCCGCGCGTGATTTCGCCTCGTTCCAGGCCGCCGCGCGCACCTATTCCGCCTCGCCCTCTCGCGCACGCGGCGGAGCCATCGACTGGCTGGAAGCCGAAAACCTACCGCCGCAGATCCGCGCGCTGCTGAATGGCCTTGCCCCCGGTGAGGTCGCAGGCCCCGTTCCCTTGCCCAACGCCCGTGCATTCTTCCAGTTGCGCCAGATCGGCGAAGTGGCCGCAGACACACGGCCCGTCAAACTGGACTACGCCGCATTCTACATCCCTGGCGGCCAATCCCCGGAAGCCCTGTCGCGTGCCACGCAGCTGCGCGCCCGGATCGACACCTGCGATGACCTTTACTCCACCGCACAGGGCCTGCCGCCTGAGCAGCTGCAACGCGATGTGCTGCCGGTCGCCCAAGTGCCGCAGGATGTGGCACTGGAACTCGCCAAGCTCGACGAAAATGAGGTGTCGACGGCCCTCACCCGCGCCAACGGTCAGACGCTGGTCTTCCTGATGCTCTGCGATCGCTCCTATTTCGAGCTGTCCGCCGAAGACGAAGAGCGTCTGCGCGCCCAGGCCGAAGAGGCGGGCGAGACCTTCGAACGTCCCGAAGGTCCCAACTTGGATGCGGTTCGTCGTGCGCTGCAGAACCAACGCGGCGGTCAGCAAGCACAGAACCTGCTGGCAGAGCTGCGGGCAAACGCGACCATCACACGCCAATGA
- the pdxA gene encoding 4-hydroxythreonine-4-phosphate dehydrogenase PdxA has translation MTPRAPAPIALTCGEPAGVGPDIAVTVWQTLGDAMPFFFMGDPAHLSGPVASIEHPSEAASAARHGLPVLPTDMGPPRVPGTPNPAHAPHVVRMIAEAVDLVRCGDASAICTLPIHKKALIDGANFAYPGHTEYLAALAGVDRVVMMLACDALRVVPATIHIPIADVPRALTAEGLGITIRITHAALIRDFGIPAPRIAIAGLNPHAGEGGAIGTEEIDWITALVDQLRAEGLDLRGPASADTMFHADARARYDAAIAMYHDQALIPIKTIDFAGGVNVTLGLPFVRTSPDHGTAFDIAGTGTADPTSTLAALRMAARMAAARAAAQ, from the coding sequence ATGACCCCGCGCGCTCCGGCGCCCATCGCACTGACCTGCGGAGAGCCCGCAGGCGTCGGGCCTGACATCGCCGTCACCGTCTGGCAGACGCTAGGCGACGCGATGCCGTTCTTTTTCATGGGCGATCCAGCGCATCTCAGCGGTCCCGTCGCATCCATCGAGCACCCGTCAGAGGCCGCATCCGCCGCGCGCCACGGCTTGCCTGTCCTACCCACCGATATGGGGCCGCCCCGCGTGCCGGGAACACCCAATCCGGCCCACGCTCCGCATGTCGTGCGGATGATCGCCGAGGCCGTTGACTTGGTGCGCTGCGGCGATGCGTCTGCCATCTGCACTCTGCCGATTCACAAGAAAGCCCTGATCGACGGAGCAAATTTCGCCTATCCCGGCCATACCGAGTATCTCGCCGCGCTCGCAGGCGTGGATCGGGTGGTGATGATGCTGGCCTGCGATGCCCTGCGTGTCGTGCCCGCCACGATTCACATCCCGATCGCCGACGTGCCCCGCGCGCTAACCGCAGAAGGGCTGGGAATCACCATCCGCATCACCCACGCCGCCCTCATCCGCGATTTCGGCATCCCGGCCCCCCGCATCGCCATCGCTGGGCTGAACCCCCACGCGGGCGAAGGGGGCGCCATCGGGACAGAGGAAATCGACTGGATCACCGCCTTGGTTGACCAATTGCGCGCAGAAGGCCTCGACCTGCGCGGCCCTGCATCCGCAGATACGATGTTCCACGCCGACGCTCGTGCGCGCTATGATGCCGCCATCGCCATGTACCACGATCAGGCGCTGATCCCGATCAAGACCATCGACTTCGCGGGCGGCGTCAACGTCACGCTCGGCCTGCCGTTCGTTCGAACCTCTCCCGATCACGGCACCGCCTTTGACATCGCGGGAACCGGCACCGCCGATCCAACCAGCACGCTCGCCGCCCTGCGCATGGCCGCCCGAATGGCAGCCGCACGCGCCGCCGCCCAATGA